The following coding sequences are from one Ruminococcus flavefaciens AE3010 window:
- a CDS encoding GPR1/FUN34/YaaH family transporter: protein MKKHDKDTMNYDENGYYSGESDNSAENGLAETFNKIIGIMLLIWFAVTVILMLILSKTSNSKSWLILILFFQLFVVFGVGGIVSELIKNQRFQRALLLPVAIGAGGCIVTLLIHYSEGERREFILKLLAVLFPLIFAAIGVFSLYSSLKARLHTKKVCTELITAKCVDKAVFSTTINGRTTYKFAPTYEYEYGDKEYTSTAFKTPEDRIIGDDYEILVNPDKPKEIYDPTSVDAGVGGMVATAIFLIALPLALSGLAAYFLLINP from the coding sequence ATGAAAAAACACGACAAGGACACCATGAACTACGACGAAAACGGCTACTACAGCGGCGAGTCCGACAACAGTGCAGAAAATGGGCTTGCGGAAACATTTAACAAGATAATCGGCATTATGCTGCTGATATGGTTTGCTGTCACAGTAATACTTATGTTAATTCTGTCAAAAACCAGTAATAGCAAAAGTTGGCTGATATTGATACTGTTTTTTCAGCTTTTTGTGGTATTCGGAGTAGGCGGTATAGTGTCGGAACTCATAAAAAATCAAAGATTTCAGAGAGCGCTTCTTCTGCCTGTGGCAATAGGAGCAGGCGGCTGTATCGTCACACTTCTGATACACTACAGCGAGGGCGAAAGACGTGAGTTTATATTGAAGCTGCTTGCGGTTCTGTTTCCTCTGATTTTTGCAGCCATAGGCGTTTTCAGCCTTTACAGCTCATTGAAAGCAAGACTTCATACAAAGAAAGTCTGTACTGAGCTTATAACCGCGAAATGCGTGGACAAAGCCGTTTTTTCCACCACCATAAACGGACGGACTACATATAAATTCGCTCCCACCTATGAATATGAGTACGGTGACAAGGAATACACATCTACGGCGTTCAAGACTCCCGAAGACCGTATTATCGGGGACGACTACGAAATACTGGTAAATCCCGACAAGCCAAAGGAGATATACGACCCGACCTCAGTGGATGCCGGTGTGGGAGGCATGGTCGCTACAGCCATATTCCTGATAGCCCTGCCATTAGCTTTGTCGGGGCTGGCAGCTTATTTCCTGCTCATAAATCCGTAA
- a CDS encoding glycogen/starch/alpha-glucan phosphorylase produces MATKKANPLMDRIREEFPRKLQLLYSVSPEEASDKQVYHVLSSIIVEILGAKRQSFINHTNSVGGKQIYYLSMEFLMGRSLKTSIYNLELADGVRDMLKQYDINLDKIYENEPDAGLGNGGLGRLAACYLDGLATTGFPAMGHSICYEYGIFQQKLEDGWQTELPDNWLPGGSVWLVPKPELSIDVHFEGDLNEYWDNQYHYISHVNYNTVVATPYDLYVSGYGSDGVSVLRLWSAKAPNFNMEMFNKGRYDEALAQNSIANAISKVLYPNDNHLEGKSLRLRQQYFLCAASIGDIVNSHMNVYGTLENLADKVAIHINDTHPTLAIPELMRILLDDCGYSWEKSWDIVTRTFAYTNHTVMAEALEKWDVNLVKTVIPRIFSLIVEINNRYCQSLMERNGGDSAKTTRMSIIKDNQIHMASLCVAASHSVNGVSKLHSEIIKQSVFHDEYENTPEKFKNVTNGIAYRRWLYQSNPALTELLTETIGPKFIKDGAELENFRKFENDKEVLQKLMAVKKENKEAFAKYVRNESGIELNTDSIFDVQVKRLHEYKRQHLNVMNILADYAYLLNDPDAPFTPKTYIFAAKAAPGYYLAKQIIKMIWAISEEIRKNPKISRKLSVVFLENYCVTLSEHLMPASDVSEQISLAGTEASGTGNMKLMLNGAVTLGTLDGANIEIKEACGDDNIVIFGMTTPEVNDLRCRGYNPCDYYNGDQRIKEAIDRMYHGINGCTFNDVANSLKDRDPYMVLADFDSYRRAQQYITECYNDKMKWAKMSLNNIAGAGIFSADRAVTEYAHNIWHL; encoded by the coding sequence ATGGCTACAAAAAAAGCAAACCCTCTTATGGACAGGATAAGAGAAGAATTCCCGAGGAAGCTCCAGCTTTTATACAGCGTTTCTCCAGAGGAAGCTTCTGACAAGCAGGTTTACCATGTTCTCTCGTCGATAATCGTAGAGATACTCGGTGCGAAGAGGCAGAGCTTCATAAATCATACCAACTCTGTTGGCGGCAAGCAGATATACTACCTTTCAATGGAGTTCCTTATGGGACGTTCACTGAAGACCAGCATCTACAACCTTGAGCTGGCAGACGGCGTAAGGGATATGCTCAAGCAGTACGACATAAACCTTGATAAGATATACGAAAACGAGCCCGACGCAGGTCTGGGCAACGGTGGTCTGGGCAGACTTGCAGCCTGCTATCTTGACGGCCTTGCTACAACAGGCTTCCCTGCAATGGGTCATTCAATATGCTATGAGTACGGCATTTTCCAGCAGAAGCTGGAGGACGGCTGGCAGACAGAGCTTCCCGATAACTGGCTCCCCGGCGGTTCGGTATGGCTGGTGCCAAAGCCCGAGCTCTCCATTGATGTTCACTTTGAGGGCGACCTCAACGAGTACTGGGACAATCAGTACCACTACATCTCACATGTCAACTACAATACCGTAGTTGCAACACCTTACGACCTCTATGTTTCGGGCTACGGCAGCGACGGAGTATCAGTGCTTCGTCTGTGGTCTGCAAAGGCTCCTAACTTCAATATGGAAATGTTCAACAAGGGCAGATACGATGAAGCCCTTGCACAGAACTCTATCGCAAACGCTATCTCAAAGGTGCTCTATCCTAACGATAACCACCTCGAGGGCAAGAGCCTCCGTCTGCGTCAGCAGTACTTCCTCTGCGCAGCTTCTATCGGTGACATCGTAAACTCACATATGAACGTTTACGGCACACTTGAAAATCTTGCCGACAAGGTGGCTATCCACATCAACGATACCCACCCGACTCTCGCTATCCCCGAGCTCATGAGGATACTTCTTGATGACTGCGGCTACAGCTGGGAAAAGTCATGGGACATCGTAACACGCACATTTGCCTACACAAACCACACTGTAATGGCAGAGGCTCTGGAGAAATGGGACGTAAACCTTGTAAAGACCGTTATCCCGAGAATATTCTCCCTTATAGTTGAGATAAACAACCGCTACTGCCAGTCTCTCATGGAGAGAAACGGCGGCGACAGCGCAAAGACCACTCGCATGTCCATAATCAAGGACAATCAGATACACATGGCTTCACTCTGCGTTGCGGCTTCACACAGCGTAAACGGCGTATCAAAGCTCCACTCGGAGATAATCAAGCAGTCCGTTTTCCATGACGAGTACGAGAACACTCCCGAGAAGTTCAAGAACGTCACAAACGGCATCGCATACAGAAGATGGCTGTATCAGTCAAATCCCGCCCTTACAGAGCTCCTCACCGAGACTATCGGTCCCAAGTTCATCAAGGACGGCGCTGAGCTTGAAAACTTCAGGAAGTTCGAGAATGACAAGGAAGTCCTTCAGAAGCTCATGGCAGTAAAGAAGGAGAACAAGGAAGCTTTTGCAAAGTATGTAAGGAACGAATCCGGCATTGAGCTCAATACCGACAGTATCTTCGACGTACAGGTAAAGCGTCTCCATGAGTACAAGAGACAGCACCTCAACGTAATGAATATCCTTGCGGATTACGCATATCTTCTCAATGACCCCGACGCACCCTTCACACCAAAGACCTACATCTTTGCGGCAAAGGCAGCTCCGGGCTACTATCTTGCAAAGCAGATAATCAAGATGATATGGGCTATCTCCGAGGAGATAAGAAAGAACCCCAAGATAAGCCGGAAGCTCTCGGTAGTATTCCTTGAGAACTACTGCGTAACTCTTTCCGAGCATCTCATGCCTGCTTCGGACGTTTCCGAGCAGATATCACTTGCAGGTACAGAGGCTTCGGGTACGGGTAATATGAAGCTCATGCTCAACGGCGCAGTTACACTGGGTACTCTTGACGGAGCTAACATTGAGATAAAGGAAGCCTGCGGCGACGACAACATCGTTATCTTCGGCATGACAACTCCTGAGGTAAACGACCTCCGCTGCAGAGGCTACAATCCCTGTGATTACTACAACGGCGACCAGCGCATCAAGGAAGCTATCGACCGCATGTACCACGGCATAAACGGCTGTACCTTCAACGATGTTGCAAACTCACTGAAGGACAGAGATCCTTACATGGTGCTTGCAGACTTTGACAGCTACCGCAGGGCACAGCAGTACATCACAGAATGCTATAACGACAAGATGAAATGGGCAAAGATGTCCCTGAACAATATCGCAGGCGCAGGAATCTTCTCCGCAGACCGCGCAGTGACCGAGTACGCACACAATATCTGGCATCTTTGA